From Butyricimonas paravirosa, one genomic window encodes:
- a CDS encoding thioredoxin family protein: MKKCILVLAIVLSSVAPFAQGVNFQELTLKEACAKAKAENKLVFIDCYTDWCGPCRLMTEEIFPMKEMGDYFNPKYICIKANAEKGEEGPAIKEKFGIKAYPTFVILNNDGNLIHMFAGGVLGLEFIDKVEESFNPELAFGELQKRYNAGERSKKLTSSYLQALQHTYTTNVGPLIEEFANSLSDDELICEECLFLFDEHARLGSPREKFLTQHVEKFREVVGQDKVDQILNRKYEAYYCGILGKQMAATTTDVEQVNKQLEALHLTGVTSLPLYQAAVATYLTKEGGEALFEMIKKVSGDLENNDIDRFLYFTIPAVNEVWSEDQSKQIVALINKDDIRTRIINTLERQKKTSQPK; encoded by the coding sequence ATGAAAAAATGTATTTTAGTACTAGCTATTGTATTATCATCAGTAGCTCCTTTTGCCCAAGGTGTTAATTTTCAAGAATTAACACTCAAGGAAGCATGTGCAAAAGCAAAGGCCGAAAACAAACTTGTATTCATAGATTGTTATACAGATTGGTGTGGGCCATGCCGGTTGATGACCGAAGAAATATTCCCCATGAAAGAAATGGGAGACTATTTCAACCCGAAATACATATGTATTAAAGCAAATGCTGAAAAAGGTGAAGAAGGTCCCGCCATCAAAGAAAAATTCGGGATCAAAGCGTACCCGACATTTGTCATTCTCAACAACGATGGCAACCTGATACATATGTTTGCCGGTGGAGTGCTGGGACTTGAGTTTATTGATAAAGTTGAAGAATCCTTTAATCCGGAACTCGCATTCGGAGAACTTCAAAAGCGATACAATGCAGGCGAACGGAGTAAAAAGCTAACCTCTAGCTATCTTCAAGCATTACAACATACCTACACGACGAACGTGGGTCCCCTCATCGAAGAGTTTGCCAACTCTCTAAGTGATGATGAATTGATATGCGAGGAGTGTTTGTTTCTATTCGACGAACACGCACGGTTAGGTTCTCCACGAGAGAAATTCCTTACACAACACGTGGAAAAATTCCGTGAAGTCGTGGGGCAAGATAAAGTGGATCAAATCCTAAATCGGAAATACGAAGCCTATTATTGTGGTATTCTTGGCAAACAAATGGCTGCAACCACGACTGATGTAGAACAAGTTAACAAACAACTGGAAGCACTTCACCTTACTGGAGTAACCTCTTTACCTCTCTATCAAGCGGCAGTAGCCACTTATCTGACGAAAGAAGGAGGGGAAGCACTTTTCGAAATGATTAAAAAGGTATCCGGTGACCTTGAAAATAATGACATCGATCGATTCCTATACTTCACCATTCCGGCCGTAAACGAAGTATGGAGTGAAGACCAGAGTAAACAAATTGTCGCTCTGATTAACAAAGACGATATACGAACCCGGATCATAAACACGCTGGAACGTCAGAAAAAGACTTCACAACCCAAATAA
- a CDS encoding SusC/RagA family TonB-linked outer membrane protein translates to MKKKRQECLWGNRISSPRARCLLVIVVLCFFSLFSSQVSAQENRNISINKQNVPFEEIVREVETQTDYSFMYSTETVQSIGKVSVNVTNVSIKRLMDAVLIGKPCTYQIEGKVVIIKIKEQPVQDTIRQKAVKIKGVVTEADGLPLIGATVVVKGTSVGVVTNATGNFELEVPADHDLVVVSFIGKTSQEVRITGKTEINVVLQDDVQSIDQVVVTGIFNKSRESYTGAVKTISASDLKASGNRSILSQISNIDPSFNIADNIEFGSDPNQLPDITIRGRTSMDVNVRNLQEESSVKSTANLPLFIMDGFEVSLQRVMDMDDELVETITLLKDASATAMYGARGANGVVVITLKRPEAGKLRVSYRGSVNIEAPDFTSYNLMNAREKLDYEVAAGMLDDKYNPNNQNLMELYNRRLIEVERGVNTYWLKYPVKTGVGNRHSLRVDGGSDNFKYAIGLSYNNINGVMKGSSRNTLSGNLYFQYELKNLKFQNDLTISYNKNKNSPYGSFSEYSLANPIYTPYDDEGHIKKQLVETISQTSRTPDPAGNPLYNASLPSRDDGSYTNIQNNFAIEWKITSDLFVRGNFGFTKQDSRTDKYLSREHTSFDTDEYKGENSNMKGNYTYTTSYMFSYEGNLTVNYTKIFNKVHQLYAGLSANLAEDKDESYSVTGRGFSSLNMKNLGMAGAYALGKPTSTEAHSRRLGLIFNVNYTYDRRYFVDFSGKIEGSSKFGSNDRTAPFFSAGLGWNVHNENFLSSSNAINLLRFRFSYGTIGSQNFSSYQALTTYRYFGQENYKYWNGAYMLGMGNPDLSWQKTKQLNLGVETSLFNGLVRLNVDYYNKLTEDLLTDINLPTAGGFSSYKANVGEVRNRGIELDANVFLIRNSESHIMWSVGGNLAHNVNKILKISNALEFLNSELLDEAGPNPSFLYQEGQSMNTIFVVRSLGIDPATGSELFLNKDGERVYTWDPKDKVPFGVNEPKVRGNLRTMFRWRDITLNATFSYRLGGHIYNQTLVDKVENTTTAVKRWGNLDKRALYDRWQNEGDVTKFKNIKDFNTTNASSRFVMKENALSLNTLNVNYEFDTEWLKRHCRLDYLAIGFYAEDVFYLSTVKQERGLSYPFARKFSVSLSVRF, encoded by the coding sequence ATGAAAAAAAAGAGACAAGAGTGTCTTTGGGGAAATAGAATTTCTTCCCCAAGAGCAAGATGTTTGCTTGTTATTGTGGTGTTATGTTTCTTTTCTCTGTTTTCTTCGCAAGTGTCTGCACAGGAAAACCGAAACATAAGTATCAATAAACAAAATGTTCCGTTCGAGGAAATCGTTCGGGAGGTCGAAACACAGACTGACTATTCATTCATGTATAGTACGGAAACAGTACAGAGTATTGGGAAAGTCAGTGTGAACGTTACCAATGTTTCCATAAAACGTTTGATGGATGCCGTTTTGATCGGAAAGCCTTGTACATACCAGATTGAGGGGAAAGTGGTCATTATTAAAATTAAGGAACAACCGGTGCAAGATACTATTAGACAAAAAGCTGTGAAAATAAAAGGAGTTGTTACCGAGGCTGATGGATTGCCTCTTATCGGTGCGACGGTTGTTGTCAAAGGTACAAGCGTGGGAGTGGTTACAAATGCTACCGGTAATTTTGAACTGGAGGTCCCGGCTGATCACGATCTGGTAGTGGTTTCCTTTATCGGGAAGACTTCGCAGGAAGTTCGTATTACCGGAAAAACGGAAATCAATGTCGTGTTACAGGATGATGTCCAATCAATAGATCAGGTTGTCGTGACAGGTATTTTCAATAAATCCCGTGAAAGTTACACAGGGGCAGTTAAAACGATTTCTGCCAGCGATCTGAAAGCATCGGGTAATCGTAGTATTTTGTCTCAGATTAGTAATATTGATCCGAGTTTTAATATAGCGGATAATATTGAATTTGGATCGGACCCGAACCAGTTGCCGGATATTACCATTCGCGGGCGTACCAGTATGGATGTCAATGTGCGCAATCTTCAAGAGGAGAGTAGCGTGAAGAGTACGGCTAACTTACCTTTGTTTATCATGGATGGTTTCGAGGTGTCACTTCAACGAGTGATGGATATGGATGACGAGCTTGTTGAAACAATCACGCTGCTGAAAGATGCAAGCGCTACTGCGATGTATGGGGCTCGCGGGGCGAATGGGGTGGTAGTGATTACTCTCAAGCGTCCAGAAGCCGGTAAGTTGAGAGTGAGTTATCGCGGATCTGTCAATATAGAGGCTCCTGATTTCACATCTTATAACTTGATGAACGCCCGAGAAAAGCTAGATTATGAAGTAGCGGCAGGAATGCTTGATGATAAGTACAATCCCAATAACCAGAATCTGATGGAACTGTATAATCGTCGTTTGATTGAAGTCGAACGGGGTGTGAATACCTATTGGCTGAAGTATCCGGTGAAGACGGGTGTCGGGAATCGACATAGCTTGCGGGTAGACGGGGGCTCAGATAACTTCAAATATGCGATCGGACTTTCTTATAATAATATCAATGGAGTGATGAAAGGATCGTCACGTAACACGTTATCGGGAAATTTGTATTTCCAGTATGAACTTAAAAATCTGAAGTTTCAAAACGATTTGACTATTAGTTATAATAAAAATAAAAATTCTCCGTATGGAAGTTTTTCGGAATATTCTCTGGCGAATCCAATTTATACTCCTTATGATGACGAGGGGCATATAAAGAAACAGTTGGTGGAAACTATATCCCAGACCTCCCGGACTCCGGATCCGGCTGGTAATCCGCTTTACAATGCGTCGCTGCCTTCTCGGGATGATGGTAGTTACACGAATATCCAGAATAACTTTGCCATAGAGTGGAAAATCACTTCCGACTTGTTCGTGCGGGGAAACTTCGGTTTCACGAAACAGGATTCTCGTACGGATAAATATCTTTCCCGCGAGCATACCAGTTTTGACACTGACGAGTACAAGGGTGAGAATTCCAATATGAAGGGAAATTATACCTACACGACCTCCTATATGTTTTCATACGAGGGGAATTTAACGGTCAATTACACGAAAATTTTCAATAAAGTTCATCAGCTTTATGCCGGGTTGAGTGCCAATCTTGCAGAAGATAAGGATGAGAGCTATTCTGTTACCGGGCGAGGTTTCTCGTCGTTGAATATGAAGAACTTGGGAATGGCCGGAGCTTATGCTTTAGGAAAGCCTACCAGTACGGAGGCTCATTCCCGTCGGTTAGGTTTGATATTTAATGTCAACTATACTTACGATCGTCGTTATTTTGTCGATTTCTCTGGGAAGATCGAGGGATCGTCCAAATTTGGAAGTAATGACCGTACGGCTCCTTTCTTTTCTGCCGGGTTGGGATGGAACGTACATAATGAAAATTTTTTGAGTTCGTCAAATGCTATTAATTTGCTTCGTTTTCGCTTCTCTTATGGTACTATCGGGTCCCAGAATTTCAGTTCGTATCAGGCACTGACCACTTACCGGTATTTTGGACAGGAGAACTATAAGTATTGGAACGGGGCATATATGCTTGGAATGGGTAATCCGGATTTGTCTTGGCAGAAGACAAAGCAATTGAATCTGGGAGTTGAAACCTCTCTTTTCAATGGTTTGGTACGTTTGAACGTGGACTATTACAATAAGCTCACGGAGGATTTGCTTACAGATATTAATCTGCCCACGGCCGGAGGTTTCTCCAGTTATAAGGCAAATGTCGGGGAGGTACGCAACAGGGGTATCGAGCTTGACGCTAATGTGTTTTTGATCAGAAATAGTGAAAGTCATATTATGTGGTCTGTCGGAGGAAATCTTGCACACAATGTAAACAAGATACTGAAAATATCCAATGCGTTGGAATTCCTTAATTCAGAATTGTTAGACGAGGCCGGACCTAATCCGAGCTTTCTTTACCAGGAGGGACAGTCCATGAATACGATTTTCGTGGTTCGTTCACTTGGAATTGATCCGGCAACAGGTTCTGAATTGTTTTTGAACAAGGATGGGGAGAGAGTCTACACGTGGGACCCGAAAGACAAGGTGCCTTTCGGGGTGAATGAACCTAAAGTTCGGGGCAATCTCAGAACCATGTTCCGATGGAGAGATATTACGTTGAATGCTACGTTCTCTTATCGTCTTGGGGGCCATATCTATAACCAGACGCTTGTGGATAAAGTGGAGAACACTACAACTGCAGTGAAACGCTGGGGAAATCTGGACAAGCGGGCTTTGTACGATCGCTGGCAGAATGAAGGTGATGTTACGAAATTCAAGAATATTAAAGATTTCAATACCACAAATGCCTCTTCCCGTTTTGTGATGAAGGAAAATGCCCTTAGTCTTAACACGCTAAATGTTAATTATGAATTCGATACAGAATGGCTGAAGAGACATTGCCGTTTGGACTATCTGGCCATCGGTTTTTATGCCGAAGATGTTTTCTACCTTTCGACGGTTAAGCAGGAACGCGGACTTTCCTATCCTTTTGCCCGTAAATTCTCGGTTTCACTATCGGTAAGGTTTTAA
- a CDS encoding RNA polymerase sigma factor produces the protein MDEIIKRFREGNQRAFEELFWGFFSAGRQFVKSFQVDDSSADDILQEVFIHIWDKRQAFKSEDHFKAYFYKALRNNTVKYITRNKHVLNLESAENKESDDVLLKITEIEFNREISRAISLLPEKRREIILLSMSGMSEQMIADTLNISINTVKNQKTKAYASLRQELKDISSFVLLFGL, from the coding sequence ATGGATGAGATAATTAAAAGATTTCGGGAAGGAAATCAACGTGCATTCGAAGAGTTATTCTGGGGTTTTTTCTCTGCAGGACGCCAGTTTGTCAAGTCTTTCCAAGTTGACGATTCTTCTGCAGACGATATTCTTCAAGAGGTGTTCATTCATATCTGGGATAAACGACAAGCTTTCAAGAGTGAAGATCATTTTAAGGCTTATTTTTATAAAGCGTTGAGAAATAATACGGTGAAATACATCACGAGAAATAAACATGTACTGAATCTCGAATCTGCCGAGAACAAGGAGAGTGATGATGTATTGCTCAAAATCACCGAAATCGAGTTTAATCGTGAAATATCCCGGGCCATTTCCTTATTACCTGAAAAGCGTCGGGAGATCATTCTGTTGTCGATGTCCGGCATGAGCGAACAGATGATCGCCGACACTCTCAATATTTCTATCAATACGGTAAAGAACCAAAAAACAAAAGCCTATGCCTCTTTACGTCAAGAACTTAAAGATATTAGTAGTTTTGTTCTTTTATTTGGGTTGTGA
- a CDS encoding FecR family protein translates to MKEYYKSTRLARLLTKFVMQDISEGEKKELVSLARKAGVNIQKIIQDVAEKEMTLGNDDAEIETGKKVWLSIENELKRPKRHVGRLLLRYAAIIIVCLGLSGGFYLYMNQVDDTGREIVLLENETVLEFPSGHSVVLTDKTNVLDIIRQNTVPLEKKSTSAPELYKVRVLCGATRTIILEDSTTVVLYPGSELQFPEFFSLDERSVMLLGEGYFNVKRDSTRPFTVNTEQVSIEVLGTSFNVRAYKEEQTIETVLVTGKVMLNGTTVLQPNQMAIFDCGNRQIKIEEVNADVYRERSRGMFVFDNRTLDEIMHEFSQWFGFEYSFEDSALKNKKFRLRLPHMDRFDQLMSLMEKTGEIRFLVSGNHIKIKNGKE, encoded by the coding sequence ATGAAAGAGTATTATAAATCGACAAGGCTTGCACGGCTGCTAACGAAGTTCGTCATGCAGGATATATCTGAAGGGGAGAAAAAAGAGCTTGTCTCGCTGGCGAGGAAAGCGGGTGTGAACATTCAGAAAATTATTCAGGATGTTGCCGAAAAGGAAATGACATTGGGTAATGATGATGCAGAAATAGAAACCGGGAAAAAAGTGTGGTTGTCTATAGAGAATGAACTGAAACGTCCGAAACGTCATGTCGGGAGGCTTTTGTTACGGTATGCCGCAATTATTATTGTATGCCTCGGGCTTTCCGGTGGGTTTTATTTGTATATGAACCAGGTTGATGATACGGGAAGAGAGATTGTTTTGCTGGAAAATGAGACGGTACTTGAGTTTCCTTCCGGTCATAGCGTGGTGTTGACGGATAAAACGAACGTACTGGATATTATCCGACAAAATACGGTCCCCTTGGAAAAAAAATCGACATCTGCTCCGGAATTATATAAAGTGAGGGTTTTGTGTGGTGCAACACGAACCATCATCTTGGAAGATAGTACGACCGTAGTGTTATATCCCGGTTCTGAATTGCAGTTCCCGGAATTCTTCTCGTTGGATGAGCGTTCCGTGATGTTGTTGGGTGAGGGGTACTTTAACGTGAAACGTGATTCTACTCGACCCTTTACAGTAAATACGGAACAGGTTTCGATTGAAGTCTTGGGAACGAGTTTTAATGTGAGAGCTTACAAAGAAGAACAAACGATAGAAACCGTGCTTGTTACTGGTAAGGTGATGCTGAACGGTACGACGGTCTTGCAACCGAATCAGATGGCCATCTTCGATTGCGGGAATCGGCAAATCAAAATTGAGGAGGTGAATGCGGATGTTTACAGGGAACGATCCCGGGGAATGTTCGTGTTCGACAACCGAACTCTTGACGAGATTATGCATGAATTCAGTCAGTGGTTTGGTTTCGAGTATAGCTTTGAGGATAGTGCGTTAAAAAACAAGAAGTTTCGGTTAAGGCTTCCACATATGGATCGTTTTGACCAATTAATGAGTCTGATGGAAAAGACTGGTGAGATTAGATTTTTAGTATCTGGGAATCATATAAAAATTAAGAACGGCAAAGAATAA